One stretch of Jiangella gansuensis DSM 44835 DNA includes these proteins:
- a CDS encoding helix-turn-helix domain-containing protein — MTEDQPATVDEAPLPTPVGQRIRSRRLELGLSQAEIAEGMLSPSYVSLVESGRRQPAASALAHIAERLRIDVEYLRDGVDASVRTKARLALGRAEMALREGRADAAYEQFTELVGDPGLNDEQSRGARLGRALARELKGDLEGAIELLSELADEARQSPAVQSWLDVAIALTRCYDRAGDFDMAIQIGEEARRSAADLGLESTDEYIRLGCTVLGAYGGRGDMVRSKALAAELVAAADRIGAPQTRGAAYWNASLVAESRGELALALNLVDRALAMFGEGDDLRNLARLRVAHAWLLLQGSEPDAQKSIEILDGVEDNIKRYGGKTDIATFHVRRADALLQLGRLDEARTAAEAALTELGREQPRVGTALAQLSLARILRAQGEVDESIRVAALAATMLESMGASRVAASAWRELADLYRDLGRADEALDAYDNALRSVRVAPRLGTGMVDEDPTAGIEIARSELTST; from the coding sequence ATGACAGAAGACCAGCCAGCAACAGTGGACGAGGCGCCGCTCCCGACGCCCGTCGGGCAGCGTATCCGGTCCCGCCGGTTGGAGCTCGGCCTGTCCCAGGCCGAGATCGCTGAGGGCATGCTGTCTCCCAGTTACGTCTCCCTCGTCGAGAGCGGACGCCGGCAGCCGGCGGCGTCGGCGCTCGCGCACATCGCCGAGCGGCTGCGCATCGACGTCGAGTATCTGCGCGACGGTGTCGACGCGTCCGTGCGCACCAAGGCCCGCCTCGCGCTCGGCCGCGCCGAGATGGCGCTGCGCGAAGGCCGCGCCGACGCGGCGTACGAGCAGTTCACCGAGCTGGTCGGCGATCCGGGCCTGAACGACGAGCAGAGCCGTGGCGCTCGGCTCGGCCGGGCCCTCGCCCGCGAGCTCAAGGGTGACCTCGAGGGCGCCATCGAGCTGCTGTCGGAGTTGGCCGACGAGGCGCGCCAGTCGCCCGCGGTCCAGTCCTGGCTCGACGTCGCGATCGCGCTGACCCGCTGCTATGACCGCGCCGGCGACTTCGACATGGCCATCCAGATCGGTGAGGAGGCCCGCCGCTCGGCGGCCGACCTCGGCCTGGAGAGCACCGACGAGTACATCCGGCTCGGGTGCACCGTGCTGGGCGCCTACGGCGGCCGCGGCGACATGGTGCGGTCCAAGGCGCTCGCCGCCGAGCTGGTGGCCGCCGCCGATCGCATCGGCGCCCCGCAGACCCGCGGCGCGGCGTACTGGAACGCCTCCCTCGTCGCGGAGTCGCGTGGTGAGCTGGCCCTGGCGCTCAACCTGGTCGACCGGGCGCTCGCCATGTTCGGTGAGGGTGACGACCTGCGCAATCTCGCCCGGCTGCGGGTGGCGCACGCGTGGCTGCTGCTGCAAGGCAGCGAGCCGGACGCGCAGAAGTCGATCGAGATACTCGACGGCGTCGAGGACAACATCAAGCGTTACGGCGGCAAGACCGACATCGCCACCTTCCACGTCCGGCGCGCCGACGCCCTGCTCCAGTTGGGCCGGCTCGACGAGGCACGGACGGCGGCGGAGGCTGCCCTGACCGAGCTGGGCCGCGAGCAGCCGCGGGTCGGTACCGCGCTGGCCCAGCTCAGCCTGGCGCGCATCCTGCGCGCGCAGGGCGAGGTCGACGAGAGCATCCGGGTGGCGGCGCTGGCCGCGACCATGCTGGAGTCCATGGGTGCCTCCCGGGTCGCCGCGTCGGCCTGGCGTGAGCTGGCCGACCTCTACCGTGACCTCGGTCGCGCCGACGAGGCCCTCGACGCCTACGAC
- a CDS encoding pyridoxal phosphate-dependent aminotransferase, whose amino-acid sequence MSPTDETPDDVATAPAGPGGVRLRRALDGLPSYVPGKPAAGPVEGAERPFKASSNENPYPPLPGVLEAAIRAAGAMNRYPDMFAGELVAALSERFQVPPAHLATGTGSVGILQQVIQATAADGDEVVYAWRSFEAYPIVVGISGATSVRVPLGPGARHDLDAMAAAITERTRLIIVCSPNNPTGPAVRHDELERFLGRVPGDVLVVVDEAYREFVRDPAAADGLRLYRDHPNVCVLRTFSKAYGLAGLRVGFAVAHDAVADALRKTAVPFGVSVVAQQAAIESLDREAELMERVTALVTERERVVAALRAQGWEIPHTEANFVWLELGERTLDFARHCEQAGLIVRPFAGEGCRVTVAEPEANDRLIRLAGAWLAG is encoded by the coding sequence ATGAGCCCAACGGACGAGACTCCCGACGACGTCGCCACCGCTCCGGCCGGTCCGGGTGGCGTGCGCTTGCGCCGGGCGCTGGACGGGTTGCCGTCGTACGTACCCGGCAAACCGGCCGCCGGTCCGGTCGAGGGAGCCGAGCGGCCGTTCAAGGCCTCGTCCAACGAGAACCCCTACCCGCCGCTGCCGGGGGTCCTGGAGGCGGCGATCCGGGCCGCGGGGGCCATGAACCGGTACCCCGACATGTTCGCCGGCGAGCTGGTGGCGGCACTGTCGGAGCGCTTCCAGGTGCCGCCGGCGCACCTGGCCACCGGCACCGGCAGTGTGGGCATCCTGCAGCAGGTCATCCAGGCGACGGCGGCCGACGGCGACGAGGTCGTCTACGCGTGGCGCTCCTTCGAGGCCTATCCGATCGTCGTGGGCATCTCCGGCGCGACCTCGGTCCGCGTGCCGCTGGGTCCCGGCGCCCGCCACGACCTCGATGCCATGGCCGCCGCCATCACCGAGCGAACCCGTCTGATCATCGTGTGCAGTCCCAACAACCCGACCGGCCCGGCGGTGCGTCACGACGAGCTGGAGCGGTTCCTGGGCCGGGTGCCCGGCGACGTCCTCGTGGTGGTGGACGAGGCCTACCGCGAGTTCGTCCGCGACCCCGCCGCCGCCGATGGCCTACGGCTGTACCGCGACCACCCGAACGTGTGTGTGCTGCGCACCTTCTCCAAGGCGTACGGCCTGGCCGGGCTGCGGGTCGGCTTCGCGGTGGCGCACGACGCCGTCGCGGACGCACTGCGCAAGACGGCGGTGCCGTTCGGAGTCTCCGTGGTGGCGCAGCAGGCCGCCATCGAGTCGCTGGACCGTGAGGCGGAGCTGATGGAGCGGGTCACCGCTCTGGTCACCGAGCGGGAACGGGTGGTCGCCGCGCTGCGGGCGCAGGGATGGGAGATTCCTCACACCGAGGCCAACTTCGTCTGGCTGGAGTTGGGGGAACGCACACTCGACTTCGCCCGCCACTGCGAGCAAGCCGGCTTGATCGTGCGGCCGTTCGCGGGCGAGGGGTGCCGGGTCACCGTCGCCGAGCCCGAGGCCAACGACCGGCTGATCCGGCTGGCAGGGGCGTGGCTGGCAGGCTGA
- a CDS encoding phage holin family protein, translated as MMSFLIRLVVNGIALWVATRIIDGVTISSDSSSDEILTLLVVALIFGLVNALIKPVVQLLSLPLLILTLGLFTLVVNALMFWLTSWISDQLDVPFHVDGFFWEAVLGALVVSFVSWVLNLLLPG; from the coding sequence GTGATGTCCTTCCTCATACGCCTGGTCGTCAACGGTATTGCGCTGTGGGTCGCCACTCGGATCATCGACGGTGTGACCATCAGCTCTGACAGCTCGTCAGACGAGATTCTGACCTTGCTGGTCGTGGCGCTGATCTTCGGCCTCGTCAATGCCCTCATCAAACCAGTGGTACAGCTGTTGTCATTGCCACTGCTCATACTCACGCTGGGCCTGTTCACGCTGGTCGTGAACGCGCTGATGTTCTGGTTGACCTCGTGGATCAGCGACCAGCTGGACGTCCCGTTCCACGTGGACGGGTTTTTCTGGGAAGCCGTGCTGGGAGCACTGGTTGTGTCGTTCGTCAGTTGGGTGCTGAATCTTCTCCTGCCGGGATGA
- a CDS encoding low molecular weight protein-tyrosine-phosphatase: MSDSSRPFRLCVVCAGNICRSPIAEAVIRDRLADAGLNPLVVVDSAGTGGWHAGEPADRRALATLARHGYDGSAHRARQFRRDWFDDVDIVLAMDRENFADLYAQAPDDDARAKVQLLRSYDTAALAADDTDVPDPYYGDDEAFEQVLLMIETAADGLVDTIRDELAQPLDPDLAGR, encoded by the coding sequence GTGAGTGATTCGAGCCGCCCGTTCCGTCTCTGCGTCGTCTGCGCCGGGAACATCTGCCGGTCGCCCATCGCCGAGGCCGTCATCCGCGACCGGCTGGCCGACGCCGGCCTGAATCCACTGGTCGTCGTCGACTCCGCCGGCACCGGTGGCTGGCACGCCGGTGAACCGGCCGACCGCCGCGCACTGGCGACGCTCGCCCGGCACGGCTACGACGGCAGTGCGCATCGCGCGCGGCAGTTCAGGCGCGACTGGTTCGACGACGTCGACATCGTGCTGGCCATGGACCGGGAGAACTTCGCCGACCTCTACGCACAGGCACCCGACGACGATGCCCGGGCGAAGGTCCAGCTGCTGCGCTCGTACGACACGGCAGCCCTGGCCGCCGACGACACCGACGTCCCCGACCCGTACTACGGCGACGACGAGGCGTTCGAGCAGGTCCTGCTCATGATCGAGACGGCCGCCGACGGCTTGGTCGATACCATCCGCGATGAACTGGCCCAGCCGCTGGACCCCGATCTCGCCGGTCGATGA